A stretch of the Lolium perenne isolate Kyuss_39 chromosome 3, Kyuss_2.0, whole genome shotgun sequence genome encodes the following:
- the LOC127341737 gene encoding phosphoenolpyruvate carboxylase 1: MISLHSAPLFTLLIKLEPGGRRRLALPQYAVLRRPTARSVRAAAVAESVGAELRRLARDRVAGDDDDRLLNYETLLVDRFLDILQELHGSNFRRVAEECLRVSGEYQRDGGDQAARLAQLGALFTSLDVGDAITLTSSFSHMLNLANLAEEVQMVRQKKMEASRRGSFADEGSAPTESDIDETIQRLVHGLGKTPREVFDALRTQTTDLVFTAHPTQSVRRSLLEKHASIRRHLTQLCVEDMSENEKQEIDEALQREILAAFRTDEIRRTPPTPQDEMRLGMSYFHDTIWNGVPKFLRRVDTALKNIGIDERLPYDVPLIQFSSWMGGDRDGNPRVTPEVTRDVCLLARMMAANMYFSKMGSLMFELSMWRCNDELRAHADELHRLSSRKYAKYYIEFWKQISPREPYRIILGDVRDKLYNTCERAREILSHGESSIPEDHTYRSVEEFLEPLELCYRSLCDCGDQLIADGSLLDFMRQVATFGLCLVKLDIRQESERHTDAVDAITTHLGIGSYRDWPEEQRQEWLVSELQGNRPLFGPDLPQSDEVADLLGTFRVIAELPEDSFGAYVISMATAPSDVLAVELLQRECGVKKPMRVVPLFEKLADLQQARATMELLFSVDWYKERINGKQEIMIGYSDSGKDAGRLSAAWQLYRAQEEIVDVAERHGVKLTIFHGRGGTVGRGGGPSHLAILSQPPNTVNGSLRVTVQGEVIEKAFGEENLCFRTLQRFTAATLEHGMNPPVSPKPEWRALLDDMATVATEEYRSIVFQEPRFVEYFRSATPETEYGRMNIGSRPSKRKASGGIESLRAIPWIFAWTQTRFHLPVWLGFGAAFRHAMDTPSGLATLREMYEEWPFFRVTIDLLEMVFAKGDPGIAALYDKLLVPEDLLPFGEQLRANYAETQSLLLKVAGHEDLLESDPFLRQRLMLRDSYITALNVCQAYTLKRIRDGEFRPATRPPLSTELIEDTAESLVELNPSSEYDPGLEDTLILTMKGIAAGMQNTG; the protein is encoded by the exons ATGATATCCCTCCACTCCGCCCCGCTGTTCACGCTCTTGATAAAGCTCGAGCCCGGCGGGAGGCGGCGGCTCGCGCTGCCGCAGTACGCCGTCCTCCGCCGGCCGACGGCGAGGAGCGTCCGCGCTGCGGCGGTGGCCGAGTCCGTCGGCGCCGAGCTCCGCCGGCTCGCGCGCGACAGagtggccggcgacgacgacgaccggcTGCTCAACTACGAGACCCTCCTCGTCGACCGCTTCCTCGACATCCTGCAGGAGCTACACGGCAGCAACTTCAGACGAGTG GCTGAGGAGTGCCTGAGGGTGTCCGGGGAGTACCAGCGTGACGGAGGCGACCAGGCGGCGAGGCTGGCCCAGCTGGGGGCGCTCTTCACCAGCCTCGACGTCGGCGACGCCATCACGCTCACCAGCTCCTTCTCCCACATGCTCAACCTGGCCAACCTCGCCGAGGAGGTCCAGATGGTGCGCCAGAAGAAGATGGAGGCCAGCCGCCGCGGCAGCTTCGCCGACGAGGGCTCCGCGCCCACCGAGTCCGACATCGACGAGACCATCCAGCGGCTCGTGCACGGGCTCGGCAAGACGCCCCGGGAGGTGTTCGACGCGCTCAGGACCCAGACCACCGACCTCGTCTTCACTGCGCACCCCACACAGTCCGTCAGGAGGTCGCTCCTCGAGAAGCACGCTAG TATCAGGAGACACCTGACGCAGCTCTGCGTTGAGGACATGTCCGAGAACGAGAAGCAGGAGATTGACGAGGCCCTGCAGAGAGAG ATTCTTGCGGCGTTCAGAACGGACGAGATCCGGCGGACGCCGCCGACGCCGCAGGACGAGATGCGGCTGGGGATGAGCTACTTCCACGACACCATCTGGAACGGCGTGCCCAAGTTCCTCCGCCGCGTCGACACGGCGCTCAAGAACATCGGCATCGACGAGCGTCTCCCCTACGACGTACCCCTCATCCAGTTCTCCTCGTGGATGGGCGGCGACCGCGACGGGAACCCCAGGGTCACCCCCGAGGTCACCAGGGACGTCTGCCTGCTCGCCAGGATGATGGCCGCAAACATGTACTTCTCCAAGATGGGCAGTCTCATGTTCGAG CTTTCTATGTGGCGCTGCAACGACGAGCTCCGGGCACACGCAGACGAGCTGCACCGGCTGTCCTCCAGGAAGTACGCCAAATACTACATCG AGTTTTGGAAGCAGATTTCTCCGCGGGAGCCATACCGCATCATACTCGGGGATGTGAGGGACAAGCTCTACAACACGTGCGAGCGTGCTCGAGAGATCTTGTCCCATGGAGAATCAAGCATCCCAGAAGATCATACCTACAGAAGTGTCGAGGAG TTCTTGGAGCCTCTTGAGCTGTGCTACCGATCGCTGTGCGACTGCGGCGACCAGCTGATCGCCGACGGCAGTCTGCTGGACTTCATGCGCCAGGTGGCCACCTTCGGCCTCTGCCTCGTCAAGCTGGACATCCGGCAGGAGTCGGAGCGCCACACCGACGCCGTGGACGCCATCACCACGCACCTCGGCATAGGCTCCTACCGGGACTGGCCTGAGGAGCAGCGCCAGGAGTGGCTCGTCTCAGAGCTCCAAGGCAACCGCCCGCTCTTTGGCCCTGACCTGCCCCAGTCCGACGAGGTCGCTGACTTGCTCGGCACGTTCCGGGTCATCGCTGAGCTCCCGGAAGACAGCTTCGGGGCTTACGTCATCTCCATGGCCACCGCGCCATCCGACGTTCTCGCCGTCGAGCTGCTGCAACGGGAGTGCGGCGTCAAGAAGCCCATGAGAGTCGTACCGCTCTTCGAGAAGCTGGCCGACCTCCAGCAGGCGCGCGCCACCATGGAGCTCCTGTTCTCCGTGGACTGGTACAAGGAGAGGATCAATGGCAAGCAGGAGATCATGATCGGATACTCGGACTCCGGCAAGGACGCCGGGCGTCTGTCGGCGGCGTGGCAGCTGTACAGggcccaggaagagatcgtggacgTGGCGGAGCGGCACGGCGTGAAGCTGACCATCTTCCACGGCCGGGGCGGCACCGTGGGCCGCGGCGGCGGGCCGAGCCACCTCGCCATCCTGTCGCAGCCGCCCAACACCGTCAACGGCTCGCTCCGTGTGACCGTCCAGGGTGAGGTGATCGAGAAGGCGTTCGGCGAGGAGAACCTCTGCTTCCGCACGCTGCAGAGGTTCACGGCGGCGACGCTAGAGCATGGCATGAACCCGCCGGTGTCGCCCAAGCCCGAGTGGCGCGCGTTGCTCGACGACATGGCCACCGTGGCCACCGAGGAGTACCGGTCCATCGTGTTCCAGGAGCCGCGCTTCGTGGAGTACTTCCGCTCGGCCACACCGGAGACGGAGTACGGGCGGATGAACATCGGCAGCCGGCCGTCGAAGCGGAAGGCGAGCGGCGGCATCGAGTCGCTCCGCGCCATCCCGTGGATCTTCGCGTGGACGCAGACGCGGTTCCACCTCCCCGTGTGGCTGGGCTTCGGCGCCGCGTTCCGGCACGCCATGGACACGCCCAGCGGCCTGGCCACGCTCCGGGAGATGTACGAAGAGTGGCCGTTCTTCCGCGTCACCATCGACCTCCTCGAGATGGTTTTCGCCAAGGGCGACCCCGGCATCGCCGCCCTCTACGACAAGCTCCTCGTGCCTGAAGACCTCTTGCCCTTCGGCGAGCAGCTCCGAGCCAACTACGCCGAGACACAGAGCCTCCTTCTTAAG GTTGCCGGGCACGAGGACCTGCTAGAGAGTGACCCGTTCCTGAGGCAGCGGCTCATGCTGCGGGACTCGTACATCACGGCGCTCAACGTGTGCCAGGCctacacgctcaagaggatcagggACGGCGAGTTCAGGCCGGCTACGCGGCCGCCTCTGTCCACGGAGCTGATCGAAGACACGGCCGAGAGCCTGGTGGAGCTCAACCCCAGTAGCGAGTACGACCCGGGCCTAGAGGACACGCTCATCCTCACCATGAAAGGAATCGCCGCCGGCATGCAGAACACGGGATGA
- the LOC127341736 gene encoding SCAR-like protein 2 isoform X2 yields the protein MPLVRFELRNEVGLGDPALYGAAAAANAAGAGKRGGTGVGGGEADPKALLEGVAVAGLVGILRQLGDLAEFAADVFHDLHEQVITTSARGRKVLTRVQNIEAALPSLEKAVKNQKSHIHFAYVAGSDWHTQLQNEKNHLLSSDLPRFMMDSYEECRDPPRLYLLDKFDNSGAGACLRRYSDPSYFKKSWDVMRADKTANLQNESRSQKIKRKGSRLKEPYPGQATSRHRNGELQRALTSVQFTSRQCASPSTDGRSFSEHRSTSDARSNPENISRSSSFSSKARLSFAEQASEAKPSNNDHDRLSNNGRDKLSNIHLHKLSDASSSILLNGTRADDLGDDPKQDSMSDEMVARSPSVEWHEKTAIVMTTSSVYCDDVVMDRAENPETEHIKPVRREVDHREMETLEQQGALLQKAKLLLLSSGLNHHDEVPSETDNYMDALNTLESETETEVESATKKRGKPVQSSNAHAPQMESVDSIVSQLPVSSPAEFPNTCRDSRMSHMLERTAEFPSLSSADGPGISQHAFSGYTDIHPNEWSSVATIAENNAEDAVGGPHPPEISEPAPRACTATLPNQRSPDAKEIPESKAEVAPRDSPEMSKPGLSTYAVTPPNKASVVNKILESNAEDALEDSSVEGTSCLVPQPTISFTPTCDASAAKISPGDSAGNSFVISERSPQDYMGENHEEFGGFGMAKVSNSQTMPLNESSENGCATQQLPANAPTSSVEVPSVKLWTNAGLFGLEPSKPPVFGGQDGPREVTANQNNSTTIESAIRTPDTVSSQTNRPSECSAYFEQSVHNNMNGKQTSISELLESEDIAENGSETYSATDMAGRNNLHVVSASSFSSIAQRFLANTLQRRTPKYSDLPMSSGKVNTDANGSYEATVNSTVTPKETVFEASQLDKKTENGMDGLSKSSTFSSCHYSEKSSPPLEHMKISFHPMSAFEMSKLNLDFSDSNLHDTADDMILPTFQLLPECSVPQPGSGSESEDDTFGRSYSYSSYDDLSPRLYSNSELWDQEDEIGLEDHELHNDSNQIGSSTAPISSYMGFEQMNLSGEKSAISFSDTGDHNGLGTLESHPAGELPNFDTLMSTNNHQNGFEQMNLSGEKSTNSLSDIGDHNGLGTLESHPTGELPNFDTLISTNNHQHGDTLIPDNPVNLSPDQDQMPPPPPLPPMQWRTMRQTTSLEEERDFTAKNMLKNASSLLPVHTPVQEEHLPPDVAPDPQGNDKEVINQKVDAVKEISHLSNIFEIKSSLLQQIRDKPDLQKLNGHQKSKALVSDVNSLDEREELLQQIRSKTFNLRRINESKTSTSSQSTANSNVVAILEKANAIRQAVASDGGDDDSWSDV from the exons ATTTGCGGCGGATGTTTTCCACGACCTACACGAGCAAGTTATAACCACATCTGCTCGGGGGCGTAAGGTGCTGACTCGAGTACAGAACATTGAAGCCGCACTTCCATCTCTTGAAAAAGCTGTGAAGAACCAGAAGAGCCATATACATTTTGCCTATGTAGCAG GCTCTGACTGGCACACTCAACTTCAAAATGAGAAAAATCACCTGCTATCCAGTGATCTGCCTCGTTTTATGATGGATTCCTATGAAGAATGTCGAGACCCACCACGACTTTACCTTCTCGACAA atttgatAATTCTGGTGCTGGGGCTTGTTTGAGACGATATTCTGATCCATCGTACTTCAAGAAATCATGGGATGTGATGAGAGCAGACAAGACTGCAAATCTCCAAAATGAAAGCAGATCTCAGAAAATCAAG AGAAAAGGATCACGCCTGAAAGAACCATATCCTGGGCAAGCCACATCTAGGCATAGGAACGGTGAATTGCAGCGAGCACTCACTTCTGTTCAATTTACCAGCAG GCAGTGTGCATCTCCCAGCACTGATGGCAGGAGCTTTTCAGAGCATAGATCTACATCTGATGCAAGATCCAACCCTGAGAATATAAGCAGATCTTCTTCGTTTAGTTCTAAGGCACGACTGAGTTTTGCTGAACAAGCTTCAGAAGCAAAGCCTTCTAATAATGATCATGACAGGCTGTCAAACAATGGCCGTGACAAGCTGTCAAATATTCATCTGCACAAGCTTAGTGATGCATCTTCCTCCATCCTGCTTAACGGGACCAGGGCAGATGATCTGGGTGATGATCCGAAGCAAGATTCCATGTCAGATGAGATGGTTGCTAGGTCACCTTCTGTTGAATGGCATGAAAAGACTGCAATTGTCATGACTACAAGTTCTGTCTACTGTGATGATGTTGTGATGGATAGGGCTGAAAATCCTGAAACTGAACATATTAAGCCTGTGCGGCGAGAAGTTGATCATAGGGAGATGGAAACTTTGGAGCAGCAAGGGGCCTTACTTCAGAAGGCAAAACTGTTATTACTGTCATCAGGCTTGAACCACCATGATGAAGTCCCCAGTGAAACAGACAACTACATGGATGCACTTAATACACTTGAATCTGAGACAGAGACTGAAGTTGAATCTGCAACTAAAAAACGAGGGAAGCCGGTACAATCTTCCAATGCTCATGCACCTCAAATGGAGTCAGTTGACAGTATTGTTTCACAACTTCCTGTTTCTTCTCCTGCTGAATTTCCTAATACATGTAGAGATTCCAGAATGTCCCATATGCTTGAAAGAACTGCTGAGTTTCCCAGTTTGTCAAGTGCAGATGGTCCGGGTATTTCACAGCATGCATTCTCAGGTTATACAGATATACATCCTAATGAATGGTCATCTGTTGCCACTATCGCCGAGAATAATGCAGAGGATGCTGTTGGAGGTCCTCATCCTCCTGAGATTTCAGAACCGGCTCCGCGAGCATGTACAGCTACACTACCCAATCAAAGATCCCCTGATGCAAAGGAAATTCCTGAGAGTAAGGCAGAAGTTGCCCCCAGAGATTCTCCTGAGATGTCAAAACCAGGACTGTCAACCTATGCAGTTACTCCTCCCAATAAAGCATCTGTTGTCAATAAAATCCTTGAGAGTAATGCAGAAGATGCATTGGAAGATAGTTCTGTTGAAGGCACTAGCTGTCTTGTACCCCAACCTACCATTTCCTTCACTCCGACTTGTGATGCATCTGCTGCTAAAATCTCACCTGGTGATAGTGCTGGTAACTCGTTTGTTATTTCAGAAAGAAGTCCTCAGGATTATATGGGGGAGAATCATGAGGAATTTGGTGGTTTTGGCATGGCTAAAGTGTCTAATTCACAGACCATGCCTCTGAACGAGTCATCAGAGAATGGGTGTGCAACCCAGCAGCTTCCAGCAAATGCTCCTACCAGTTCTGTTGAAGTACCTTCCGTCAAGCTTTGGACAAATGCTGGGCTCTTTGGACTTGAACCATCCAAACCTCCAGTATTTGGTGGCCAAGATGGTCCAAGGGAGGTTACCGCTAACCAAAACAACTCAACGACTATTGAATCAGCCATAAGAACACCTGATACAGTTTCTAGTCAAACGAATCGGCCCTCAGAGTGTTCTGCATATTTTGAGCAGAGTGTGCACAATAATATGAATGGCAAGCAGACTTCAATAAGCGAGCTTCTAGAATCTGAAGATATTGCTGAAAATGGTTCTGAAACATACTCTGCCACTGACATGGCTGGAAGGAATAATTTGCATGTGGTGTCCGCATCAAGCTTTTCAAGCATTGCACAGAGATTCCTTGCTAATACACTTCAGAGGAGAACTCCCAAATATAGTGATCTTCCTATGTCATCTGGGAAGGTGAACACTGATGCAAATGGAAGCTATGAAGCTACTGTAAATTCCACTGTCACACCAAAGGAAACAGTATTCGAGGCATCTCAACTTGACAAGAAAACAGAAAATGGCATGGATGGACTGTCCAAATCGTCAACATTCTCTAGTTGCCATTACTCTGAGAAATCATCTCCACCACTTGAGCATATGAAAATATCTTTTCACCCCATGAGTGCATTTGAAATGTCAAAATTGAACCTAGATTTCTCGGATAGCAATCTTCATGATACTGCTGATGATATGATCTTACCGACATTTCAGTTACTTCCAGAGTGTTCTGTTCCACAGCCTGGTAGTGGTTCCGAATCAGAAGATGATACCTTTGGTAGATCTTATAGTTATTCTTCATATGATGATCTCAGTCCACGGTTATATTCAAACTCCGAGTTGTGGGATCAAGAAGATGAAATTGGATTGGAGGATCATGAGCTGCATAATGATTCAAATCAGATAGGATCCTCCACAGCACCCATCTCTAGCTACATGGGATTTGAGCAAATGAACTTATCTGGTGAGAAGTCCGCTATTTCATTTTCAGATACTGGGGATCATAATGGACTTGGCACTTTAGAATCCCATCCTGCTGGAGAACTTCCTAACTTTGACACTTTGATGTCCACAAACAATCATCAAAATGGATTTGAGCAAATGAACTTATCTGGTGAGAAGTCCACTAATTCACTTTCAGATATTGGAGATCATAATGGACTCGGCACTTTAGAATCCCATCCTACTGGAGAACTTCCTAACTTTGACACTTTGATATCCACAAACAATCATCAACATGGAGATACTCTCATTCCAGATAATCCAGTCAATTTATCACCAGATCAAGATCAGATGCCGCCGCCACCTCCTCTTCCCCCAATGCAGTGGAGGACGATGAGACAAACAACTTCTCTAGAAGAAGAAAGAGACTTTACAGCTAAAAACATGCTTAAGAATGCCTCGAGTCTACTGCCTGTACACACTCCAGTGCAGGAAGAACATCTTCCACCTGATGTAGCACCAGATCCACAAGGAAATGATAAGGAAGTG ATCAATCAGAAAGTCGATGCGGTAAAAGAAATTAGTCATCTTTCTAATATCTTCGAGATCAAATCAAGCTTGCTTCAGCAAATCAGGGATAAG CCAGATCTGCAGAAGctgaatgggcatcaaaaatcaaAAGCATTAGTCAGTGATGTTAACAGTTTGGACGAAAGGGAGGAGTTGCTTCAGCAAATCAGGAGCAAG ACATTCAACTTAAGACGAATAAATGAATCTAAGACAAGCACCTCATCCCAGTCCACCGCCAATTCCAACGTTGTAGCAATTTTGGAGAAAGCAAATGCAATCCGACAG GCTGTGGCCAGCgatggaggtgatgatgataGCTGGAGTGATGTATGA
- the LOC127341736 gene encoding SCAR-like protein 2 isoform X1, translated as MPLVRFELRNEVGLGDPALYGAAAAANAAGAGKRGGTGVGGGEADPKALLEGVAVAGLVGILRQLGDLAEFAADVFHDLHEQVITTSARGRKVLTRVQNIEAALPSLEKAVKNQKSHIHFAYVAGSDWHTQLQNEKNHLLSSDLPRFMMDSYEECRDPPRLYLLDKFDNSGAGACLRRYSDPSYFKKSWDVMRADKTANLQNESRSQKIKRKGSRLKEPYPGQATSRHRNGELQRALTSVQFTSSRQCASPSTDGRSFSEHRSTSDARSNPENISRSSSFSSKARLSFAEQASEAKPSNNDHDRLSNNGRDKLSNIHLHKLSDASSSILLNGTRADDLGDDPKQDSMSDEMVARSPSVEWHEKTAIVMTTSSVYCDDVVMDRAENPETEHIKPVRREVDHREMETLEQQGALLQKAKLLLLSSGLNHHDEVPSETDNYMDALNTLESETETEVESATKKRGKPVQSSNAHAPQMESVDSIVSQLPVSSPAEFPNTCRDSRMSHMLERTAEFPSLSSADGPGISQHAFSGYTDIHPNEWSSVATIAENNAEDAVGGPHPPEISEPAPRACTATLPNQRSPDAKEIPESKAEVAPRDSPEMSKPGLSTYAVTPPNKASVVNKILESNAEDALEDSSVEGTSCLVPQPTISFTPTCDASAAKISPGDSAGNSFVISERSPQDYMGENHEEFGGFGMAKVSNSQTMPLNESSENGCATQQLPANAPTSSVEVPSVKLWTNAGLFGLEPSKPPVFGGQDGPREVTANQNNSTTIESAIRTPDTVSSQTNRPSECSAYFEQSVHNNMNGKQTSISELLESEDIAENGSETYSATDMAGRNNLHVVSASSFSSIAQRFLANTLQRRTPKYSDLPMSSGKVNTDANGSYEATVNSTVTPKETVFEASQLDKKTENGMDGLSKSSTFSSCHYSEKSSPPLEHMKISFHPMSAFEMSKLNLDFSDSNLHDTADDMILPTFQLLPECSVPQPGSGSESEDDTFGRSYSYSSYDDLSPRLYSNSELWDQEDEIGLEDHELHNDSNQIGSSTAPISSYMGFEQMNLSGEKSAISFSDTGDHNGLGTLESHPAGELPNFDTLMSTNNHQNGFEQMNLSGEKSTNSLSDIGDHNGLGTLESHPTGELPNFDTLISTNNHQHGDTLIPDNPVNLSPDQDQMPPPPPLPPMQWRTMRQTTSLEEERDFTAKNMLKNASSLLPVHTPVQEEHLPPDVAPDPQGNDKEVINQKVDAVKEISHLSNIFEIKSSLLQQIRDKPDLQKLNGHQKSKALVSDVNSLDEREELLQQIRSKTFNLRRINESKTSTSSQSTANSNVVAILEKANAIRQAVASDGGDDDSWSDV; from the exons ATTTGCGGCGGATGTTTTCCACGACCTACACGAGCAAGTTATAACCACATCTGCTCGGGGGCGTAAGGTGCTGACTCGAGTACAGAACATTGAAGCCGCACTTCCATCTCTTGAAAAAGCTGTGAAGAACCAGAAGAGCCATATACATTTTGCCTATGTAGCAG GCTCTGACTGGCACACTCAACTTCAAAATGAGAAAAATCACCTGCTATCCAGTGATCTGCCTCGTTTTATGATGGATTCCTATGAAGAATGTCGAGACCCACCACGACTTTACCTTCTCGACAA atttgatAATTCTGGTGCTGGGGCTTGTTTGAGACGATATTCTGATCCATCGTACTTCAAGAAATCATGGGATGTGATGAGAGCAGACAAGACTGCAAATCTCCAAAATGAAAGCAGATCTCAGAAAATCAAG AGAAAAGGATCACGCCTGAAAGAACCATATCCTGGGCAAGCCACATCTAGGCATAGGAACGGTGAATTGCAGCGAGCACTCACTTCTGTTCAATTTACCAGCAG CAGGCAGTGTGCATCTCCCAGCACTGATGGCAGGAGCTTTTCAGAGCATAGATCTACATCTGATGCAAGATCCAACCCTGAGAATATAAGCAGATCTTCTTCGTTTAGTTCTAAGGCACGACTGAGTTTTGCTGAACAAGCTTCAGAAGCAAAGCCTTCTAATAATGATCATGACAGGCTGTCAAACAATGGCCGTGACAAGCTGTCAAATATTCATCTGCACAAGCTTAGTGATGCATCTTCCTCCATCCTGCTTAACGGGACCAGGGCAGATGATCTGGGTGATGATCCGAAGCAAGATTCCATGTCAGATGAGATGGTTGCTAGGTCACCTTCTGTTGAATGGCATGAAAAGACTGCAATTGTCATGACTACAAGTTCTGTCTACTGTGATGATGTTGTGATGGATAGGGCTGAAAATCCTGAAACTGAACATATTAAGCCTGTGCGGCGAGAAGTTGATCATAGGGAGATGGAAACTTTGGAGCAGCAAGGGGCCTTACTTCAGAAGGCAAAACTGTTATTACTGTCATCAGGCTTGAACCACCATGATGAAGTCCCCAGTGAAACAGACAACTACATGGATGCACTTAATACACTTGAATCTGAGACAGAGACTGAAGTTGAATCTGCAACTAAAAAACGAGGGAAGCCGGTACAATCTTCCAATGCTCATGCACCTCAAATGGAGTCAGTTGACAGTATTGTTTCACAACTTCCTGTTTCTTCTCCTGCTGAATTTCCTAATACATGTAGAGATTCCAGAATGTCCCATATGCTTGAAAGAACTGCTGAGTTTCCCAGTTTGTCAAGTGCAGATGGTCCGGGTATTTCACAGCATGCATTCTCAGGTTATACAGATATACATCCTAATGAATGGTCATCTGTTGCCACTATCGCCGAGAATAATGCAGAGGATGCTGTTGGAGGTCCTCATCCTCCTGAGATTTCAGAACCGGCTCCGCGAGCATGTACAGCTACACTACCCAATCAAAGATCCCCTGATGCAAAGGAAATTCCTGAGAGTAAGGCAGAAGTTGCCCCCAGAGATTCTCCTGAGATGTCAAAACCAGGACTGTCAACCTATGCAGTTACTCCTCCCAATAAAGCATCTGTTGTCAATAAAATCCTTGAGAGTAATGCAGAAGATGCATTGGAAGATAGTTCTGTTGAAGGCACTAGCTGTCTTGTACCCCAACCTACCATTTCCTTCACTCCGACTTGTGATGCATCTGCTGCTAAAATCTCACCTGGTGATAGTGCTGGTAACTCGTTTGTTATTTCAGAAAGAAGTCCTCAGGATTATATGGGGGAGAATCATGAGGAATTTGGTGGTTTTGGCATGGCTAAAGTGTCTAATTCACAGACCATGCCTCTGAACGAGTCATCAGAGAATGGGTGTGCAACCCAGCAGCTTCCAGCAAATGCTCCTACCAGTTCTGTTGAAGTACCTTCCGTCAAGCTTTGGACAAATGCTGGGCTCTTTGGACTTGAACCATCCAAACCTCCAGTATTTGGTGGCCAAGATGGTCCAAGGGAGGTTACCGCTAACCAAAACAACTCAACGACTATTGAATCAGCCATAAGAACACCTGATACAGTTTCTAGTCAAACGAATCGGCCCTCAGAGTGTTCTGCATATTTTGAGCAGAGTGTGCACAATAATATGAATGGCAAGCAGACTTCAATAAGCGAGCTTCTAGAATCTGAAGATATTGCTGAAAATGGTTCTGAAACATACTCTGCCACTGACATGGCTGGAAGGAATAATTTGCATGTGGTGTCCGCATCAAGCTTTTCAAGCATTGCACAGAGATTCCTTGCTAATACACTTCAGAGGAGAACTCCCAAATATAGTGATCTTCCTATGTCATCTGGGAAGGTGAACACTGATGCAAATGGAAGCTATGAAGCTACTGTAAATTCCACTGTCACACCAAAGGAAACAGTATTCGAGGCATCTCAACTTGACAAGAAAACAGAAAATGGCATGGATGGACTGTCCAAATCGTCAACATTCTCTAGTTGCCATTACTCTGAGAAATCATCTCCACCACTTGAGCATATGAAAATATCTTTTCACCCCATGAGTGCATTTGAAATGTCAAAATTGAACCTAGATTTCTCGGATAGCAATCTTCATGATACTGCTGATGATATGATCTTACCGACATTTCAGTTACTTCCAGAGTGTTCTGTTCCACAGCCTGGTAGTGGTTCCGAATCAGAAGATGATACCTTTGGTAGATCTTATAGTTATTCTTCATATGATGATCTCAGTCCACGGTTATATTCAAACTCCGAGTTGTGGGATCAAGAAGATGAAATTGGATTGGAGGATCATGAGCTGCATAATGATTCAAATCAGATAGGATCCTCCACAGCACCCATCTCTAGCTACATGGGATTTGAGCAAATGAACTTATCTGGTGAGAAGTCCGCTATTTCATTTTCAGATACTGGGGATCATAATGGACTTGGCACTTTAGAATCCCATCCTGCTGGAGAACTTCCTAACTTTGACACTTTGATGTCCACAAACAATCATCAAAATGGATTTGAGCAAATGAACTTATCTGGTGAGAAGTCCACTAATTCACTTTCAGATATTGGAGATCATAATGGACTCGGCACTTTAGAATCCCATCCTACTGGAGAACTTCCTAACTTTGACACTTTGATATCCACAAACAATCATCAACATGGAGATACTCTCATTCCAGATAATCCAGTCAATTTATCACCAGATCAAGATCAGATGCCGCCGCCACCTCCTCTTCCCCCAATGCAGTGGAGGACGATGAGACAAACAACTTCTCTAGAAGAAGAAAGAGACTTTACAGCTAAAAACATGCTTAAGAATGCCTCGAGTCTACTGCCTGTACACACTCCAGTGCAGGAAGAACATCTTCCACCTGATGTAGCACCAGATCCACAAGGAAATGATAAGGAAGTG ATCAATCAGAAAGTCGATGCGGTAAAAGAAATTAGTCATCTTTCTAATATCTTCGAGATCAAATCAAGCTTGCTTCAGCAAATCAGGGATAAG CCAGATCTGCAGAAGctgaatgggcatcaaaaatcaaAAGCATTAGTCAGTGATGTTAACAGTTTGGACGAAAGGGAGGAGTTGCTTCAGCAAATCAGGAGCAAG ACATTCAACTTAAGACGAATAAATGAATCTAAGACAAGCACCTCATCCCAGTCCACCGCCAATTCCAACGTTGTAGCAATTTTGGAGAAAGCAAATGCAATCCGACAG GCTGTGGCCAGCgatggaggtgatgatgataGCTGGAGTGATGTATGA